The following proteins are encoded in a genomic region of Actinomadura sp. NAK00032:
- a CDS encoding hemolysin family protein produces the protein MSPLPSLLITVLLLLGNGFFVAAEFALVAANRGQLERAAAKGSRPAVAAVAGVRELSLMLAGAQFGITMCSLGLAIVTEPAFEHFLEPPLHALGVPEAGVTAIALGTALAVVTFLHMVIGEMAPKSWAIAHPERSALILALPFRAFAKVSRPILSSLNATTNALLRLFRVTPKDELDSHTDPARLSHLVGESRRLGLIGRHDHELLRRAISAREATVGRLVVPATSVTTIGADATAAQIRRTATASGHNRLLVRSGDGAMTGIVHVRAAITEPDGDRRADDLAHPAPVLTAETTVLDAVSRMRRDRAQLAVVNDERGEFAGIVTLDDLLAELLATNPH, from the coding sequence ATGAGCCCGCTGCCGTCGCTGCTGATCACCGTCCTGCTGCTGCTCGGGAACGGCTTCTTCGTCGCGGCCGAGTTCGCGCTCGTCGCCGCCAACCGCGGGCAGCTGGAACGCGCCGCCGCCAAGGGCAGCCGCCCCGCCGTCGCCGCCGTCGCGGGCGTCCGGGAGCTGTCGCTGATGCTCGCCGGAGCGCAGTTCGGCATCACGATGTGCTCGCTGGGCCTCGCGATCGTCACCGAGCCCGCGTTCGAGCACTTCCTCGAACCGCCGCTGCACGCCCTCGGCGTCCCCGAGGCGGGCGTCACGGCCATCGCGCTCGGCACCGCGCTCGCCGTGGTGACGTTCCTGCACATGGTCATCGGGGAGATGGCGCCGAAGTCGTGGGCGATCGCGCACCCGGAGCGGTCGGCGCTGATCCTGGCGCTGCCGTTCCGCGCGTTCGCGAAGGTGTCGCGGCCGATCCTGTCGTCGCTGAACGCGACGACGAACGCGCTGCTGCGGCTCTTCCGCGTCACGCCCAAGGACGAGCTGGACAGCCACACCGACCCGGCCCGGCTCAGCCACCTGGTCGGCGAGTCGCGCCGCCTCGGCCTCATCGGGCGGCACGACCACGAGCTGCTCCGCCGCGCCATCTCCGCCCGGGAGGCGACCGTCGGGCGGCTCGTCGTGCCCGCCACGTCCGTCACGACGATCGGCGCGGACGCGACCGCCGCGCAGATCCGCCGGACCGCCACCGCGAGCGGCCACAACCGGCTGCTCGTCCGGTCCGGGGACGGGGCGATGACCGGCATCGTGCACGTCCGGGCCGCCATCACCGAGCCGGACGGGGACCGCCGCGCCGACGACCTGGCGCACCCGGCGCCCGTCCTGACGGCGGAGACGACCGTCCTGGACGCGGTCAGCCGCATGCGCCGCGACCGCGCCCAGCTCGCCGTGGTGAACGACGAGCGCGGCGAGTTCGCGGGCATCGTCACCCTGGACGACCTCCTGGCGGAGCTACTGGCGACGAACCCGCACTGA
- a CDS encoding hemolysin family protein — protein MLTAVLGVLAVILLTAATGYFVAQEFAYVAADRATLEQAAESGDTSAKRALKVISRVSFMLSGAQLGITMTTLVVGFIAKPALAELIQPLLEVLGVPVGATGAIALATGFVLATLIQMLLGELFPKNLALARAESLARALASSTLVYLTVAGPIIRLFDRAAERLLRAVGVEPVEELHSGATLEELGDIIGRSSSTGHLPADLSGLLDRALSFGDLTADEVMVPRPQVRALPSTAPVGELIALIRETGHSAYPVYGTEVDDVVGVAGVREVADDTLDPATPVGEIARPALLVPGSQPLYGVIEHMRDSRQEFACVVDEYGGLAGILTFEDVAEELVGEITDETDGFEVVPTSGPDGSWLVDAGMRIDEVGRLTGLGLPEGDAYDTIGGLVMAELRRLPRAGDRLTVALDSGSVELEVVSLARRVAEKILIRTAPAAVPAPRSPSVEVS, from the coding sequence ATGCTGACCGCGGTGCTGGGAGTGCTCGCGGTGATCCTTCTCACCGCCGCCACCGGGTACTTCGTCGCCCAGGAGTTCGCCTACGTCGCCGCGGACCGCGCGACCCTGGAGCAGGCCGCCGAGAGCGGCGACACGTCCGCCAAGAGAGCGCTGAAGGTCATCAGCCGGGTGTCGTTCATGCTGTCGGGCGCGCAGCTCGGCATCACGATGACGACTCTGGTCGTCGGCTTCATCGCCAAGCCCGCCCTCGCAGAGCTGATACAGCCGCTGCTTGAGGTGCTGGGCGTCCCCGTAGGCGCCACTGGCGCGATCGCACTCGCGACGGGCTTCGTCCTGGCGACGCTCATCCAGATGCTTCTGGGCGAGCTGTTCCCCAAGAACCTCGCGCTGGCGCGGGCGGAGTCGCTCGCGCGCGCTCTGGCGTCGTCCACCCTCGTGTACCTGACGGTCGCGGGCCCCATCATCCGGCTGTTCGACCGCGCCGCCGAGCGGCTGCTGCGCGCCGTGGGCGTCGAGCCCGTGGAGGAGCTGCACAGCGGAGCGACGCTGGAGGAGCTCGGCGACATCATCGGCAGGTCGAGCAGCACCGGGCACCTGCCCGCCGACCTGTCCGGCCTGCTCGACCGGGCCCTGTCCTTCGGCGACCTGACGGCCGACGAGGTCATGGTGCCGCGCCCGCAGGTCCGCGCGCTGCCCTCGACCGCGCCCGTCGGCGAGTTGATCGCGCTGATCCGGGAGACCGGGCACAGCGCCTACCCCGTCTACGGGACGGAGGTCGACGACGTCGTCGGCGTCGCGGGCGTCCGCGAGGTCGCCGACGACACCCTCGACCCGGCCACCCCGGTCGGCGAGATCGCCCGCCCCGCGCTGCTCGTCCCCGGCAGCCAGCCGCTGTACGGGGTCATCGAGCACATGCGCGACTCCCGGCAGGAGTTCGCCTGCGTCGTGGACGAGTACGGCGGCCTCGCCGGCATCCTCACCTTCGAGGACGTCGCCGAGGAGCTGGTCGGCGAGATCACCGACGAGACCGACGGGTTCGAGGTCGTCCCGACGTCCGGGCCGGACGGGTCCTGGCTCGTCGACGCCGGCATGCGCATCGACGAGGTCGGCCGACTCACCGGGCTCGGCCTGCCGGAGGGCGACGCCTACGACACCATCGGCGGGCTCGTCATGGCCGAGCTGCGCCGCCTCCCGCGCGCCGGCGACCGCCTCACCGTCGCCCTCGACAGCGGCTCCGTCGAGCTGGAGGTCGTCAGCCTGGCCCGCCGCGTCGCCGAGAAGATCCTGATCAGGACGGCCCCGGCGGCCGTCCCGGCGCCGCGCTCGCCGTCGGTGGAGGTGTCATGA
- a CDS encoding cation diffusion facilitator family transporter encodes MRKHSHGHGHGHGHGLRPHSHEAADKVDSALEASAQGLRALWISLAGLGATTVLQAAVVALTGSVALLGDTLHNAADALTAVPLGIAFLLGRRPPTRRYTYGYGRAEDLAGVVIVLAIAASCVIAGYAAIERLAHPQPVDHLPAVVGAALVGFLGNELVARYRIRVGRRIGSAALVADGLHARTDGFASLAVLLGAVGIALGAPWADPVVGLLITVAISFLLWQTAREVWRRLMDAVDPDLVDRAEAALAATPGVLSVGDVRLRWIGHNLRAECDVVVDPASTVVRAHKVAVDAEHSLLHALPRLSGAVVHPDPEPRPGEDHHAALAGHR; translated from the coding sequence ATGAGGAAGCACAGCCACGGGCACGGGCACGGCCACGGGCACGGTTTGCGTCCGCACTCCCACGAGGCGGCCGACAAGGTGGACTCGGCACTGGAGGCCAGCGCGCAGGGCCTGCGCGCCCTGTGGATCTCACTCGCGGGCCTGGGCGCGACCACCGTCCTCCAAGCGGCGGTGGTCGCGCTCACCGGCTCGGTGGCGCTCCTGGGCGACACCCTCCACAACGCGGCGGACGCGCTGACGGCCGTCCCGCTGGGGATCGCGTTCCTCCTCGGCAGGCGCCCGCCTACACGCCGCTACACCTACGGCTACGGGCGTGCCGAAGACCTCGCCGGCGTCGTCATCGTGCTGGCGATCGCCGCGTCCTGTGTCATCGCGGGCTACGCGGCCATTGAGCGGCTGGCTCATCCACAGCCTGTGGACCATCTGCCCGCTGTGGTCGGCGCCGCCTTGGTGGGCTTCCTGGGCAACGAACTCGTGGCCCGCTACCGCATCCGTGTAGGACGCCGCATAGGCTCGGCCGCCCTCGTCGCAGACGGCCTCCACGCCCGCACGGACGGCTTCGCTTCCCTGGCCGTCCTCCTGGGGGCCGTGGGCATCGCCCTGGGCGCCCCCTGGGCCGACCCGGTAGTGGGCTTGCTCATCACCGTCGCGATCTCGTTCCTCCTCTGGCAGACGGCCCGCGAAGTGTGGCGCCGCCTGATGGACGCTGTGGACCCGGACCTCGTCGACCGCGCCGAAGCCGCCCTCGCCGCCACCCCGGGCGTCCTGTCCGTGGGCGACGTCCGCCTCCGTTGGATCGGCCACAATCTGCGCGCCGAATGCGACGTCGTCGTCGACCCCGCCAGCACCGTCGTCCGGGCCCACAAGGTGGCCGTGGACGCCGAGCACAGCCTGCTGCACGCGCTGCCGCGCCTGTCCGGCGCCGTCGTCCACCCCGACCCCGAACCCCGCCCCGGTGAAGATCACCACGCCGCCCTCGCGGGCCACCGCTGA
- the recQ gene encoding DNA helicase RecQ yields MTSPEIPETLETLRRVFGYDTFRDGQREIIDHVVAGGDALVLMPTGGGKSLCYQIPALVRKGTGIVISPLIALMQDQVDALRTAGVQAGFLNSTQDMDERRVVEAQFVAGELDLLYLAPERLRLGATVDLLDRGDVSLFAIDEAHCVSQWGHDFRPDYLMLSGLHERWPDVPRIALTATATEATRKEIAARLQLDQAKHFIASFDRPNIQYRIEPKTDAKRQLLRLLQTEHQGDAGIVYCLSRNSVEKHAAFLTENGIEALPYHAGLDAQTRAANQARFLREDGLVIVATIAFGMGIDKPDVRFVAHLDLPKSVEGYYQETGRAGRDGLPSTAWLAYGLQDVVNLRKMIDGGEGDAAHRRRQAIHLDSMLALCETVECRRVQLLDYFGQSGEPCGNCDTCLTPPETWDATVAAQKVLSVIVRLDRERRQKFGAGHIIDILLGKKSAKVIQFDHDSLKPFGVGADLREAEWRGVIRQLLAQGLIAVESNHGTLLQTDTSGDVLRGERTVMMRREPERPATKAAKTAKAAKAPVDLPDEAMPIFERLRTWRAATAKEQGVPAYVIFHDATLREIATALPTTLTELGRVNGVGENKLAKYGTQVLETLTPPD; encoded by the coding sequence ATGACTTCCCCCGAGATCCCGGAGACGCTGGAGACACTGCGGCGCGTGTTCGGCTACGACACGTTCCGGGACGGCCAGCGGGAGATCATCGACCATGTCGTGGCCGGCGGGGACGCGCTCGTCCTGATGCCGACCGGCGGCGGGAAGTCGCTGTGCTACCAGATCCCGGCGCTGGTCCGGAAGGGCACCGGCATCGTGATCTCGCCGCTCATCGCCCTCATGCAGGACCAGGTGGACGCCCTGCGCACCGCCGGCGTCCAGGCGGGCTTCCTCAACTCCACCCAGGACATGGACGAGCGCCGCGTCGTCGAGGCCCAGTTCGTCGCGGGCGAGCTCGACCTGCTGTACCTGGCGCCCGAGCGGCTCCGGCTCGGCGCCACCGTCGACCTCCTCGACCGCGGCGACGTCTCCCTCTTCGCGATCGACGAGGCGCACTGCGTCTCGCAGTGGGGGCACGACTTCCGGCCCGACTACCTGATGCTGTCCGGCCTGCATGAGCGCTGGCCGGACGTCCCGCGCATCGCCCTCACCGCCACCGCGACCGAGGCCACCCGCAAGGAGATCGCGGCCCGCCTCCAGCTCGACCAGGCGAAGCACTTCATCGCGAGCTTCGACCGCCCGAACATCCAGTACCGGATCGAGCCGAAGACCGACGCCAAGCGCCAGCTCCTGCGCCTGCTCCAGACCGAGCACCAGGGCGACGCGGGCATCGTCTACTGCCTGTCCCGCAACTCGGTCGAGAAGCACGCCGCGTTCCTCACCGAGAACGGCATCGAGGCCCTCCCGTACCACGCGGGCCTCGACGCGCAGACCCGCGCCGCGAACCAGGCGCGCTTCCTGCGCGAGGACGGCCTCGTCATCGTCGCGACGATCGCGTTCGGCATGGGCATCGACAAGCCCGACGTCCGCTTCGTCGCCCACCTCGACCTGCCCAAGTCCGTCGAGGGCTACTACCAGGAGACCGGCCGCGCCGGGCGCGACGGCCTGCCGTCCACCGCCTGGCTCGCCTACGGCCTCCAGGACGTCGTCAACCTCCGCAAGATGATCGACGGCGGCGAGGGCGACGCCGCCCACCGGCGCCGGCAGGCCATCCACCTCGACTCCATGCTCGCCCTCTGCGAGACGGTCGAGTGCCGCCGCGTCCAGCTCCTCGACTACTTCGGCCAGTCGGGCGAGCCCTGCGGCAACTGCGACACCTGCCTGACCCCGCCGGAGACCTGGGACGCGACCGTCGCCGCCCAGAAAGTCCTGTCGGTCATCGTGCGCCTCGACCGGGAGCGGCGCCAGAAGTTCGGCGCCGGCCACATCATCGACATCCTGCTCGGCAAGAAGAGCGCCAAGGTCATCCAGTTCGACCACGACTCGCTGAAGCCCTTCGGCGTCGGCGCCGACCTGCGCGAGGCCGAGTGGCGCGGCGTGATCCGCCAGCTCCTCGCGCAGGGCCTCATCGCCGTCGAGAGCAACCACGGCACCCTGCTCCAGACCGACACCAGCGGCGACGTCCTGCGCGGCGAGCGCACAGTGATGATGCGCCGCGAACCCGAACGCCCCGCCACGAAGGCGGCGAAGACCGCCAAGGCCGCGAAGGCCCCGGTCGACCTGCCCGACGAGGCCATGCCGATCTTCGAGCGCCTCCGCACCTGGCGCGCCGCGACCGCCAAGGAGCAGGGCGTCCCCGCCTACGTGATCTTCCACGACGCCACCCTGCGCGAGATCGCCACCGCCCTCCCCACGACCCTCACCGAACTGGGCCGAGTGAACGGCGTAGGCGAGAACAAACTCGCCAAATACGGCACCCAGGTCCTGGAAACCCTCACCCCACCCGACTAG
- a CDS encoding class I SAM-dependent methyltransferase, whose translation MTEQTFTPALGRFALPRLYDSVIALTRERLWRSMVAMHAALRDGDVVVDVGCGTGSLALLLHAVEPGARVIGVDPDPEVLAIARSKPGAEAVEWRAGMGDALTDIVDAGSADTVVSSLVLHQCPVPVKQAILVSMLETLRHGGRLVVADYGAQRTHPMRLAFRMVQFADGREDTQFNADGALPGLMSEVGFRQVREAGTVSTVTGSISLYTARRG comes from the coding sequence ATGACCGAGCAGACCTTCACGCCCGCATTGGGCCGTTTCGCGTTGCCCCGCCTCTACGACTCCGTGATCGCGCTGACACGGGAGCGGCTGTGGCGGAGCATGGTCGCCATGCATGCGGCGCTGCGGGACGGCGACGTCGTCGTGGACGTCGGCTGCGGCACGGGGTCGCTGGCCCTGCTGCTGCACGCGGTCGAGCCGGGCGCGCGGGTTATCGGCGTCGATCCCGATCCGGAGGTGCTCGCGATCGCCCGCAGCAAGCCGGGTGCCGAAGCGGTGGAGTGGCGGGCCGGTATGGGGGACGCGCTCACGGACATCGTGGACGCCGGGTCCGCAGACACCGTGGTGTCCAGCCTCGTTCTGCATCAGTGCCCCGTGCCGGTGAAGCAGGCGATCCTGGTCTCGATGCTCGAAACGCTGCGGCACGGCGGAAGGCTCGTGGTCGCCGATTACGGGGCGCAGCGCACCCATCCGATGCGCCTGGCCTTTCGCATGGTGCAGTTCGCGGACGGCCGTGAGGACACGCAGTTCAACGCGGACGGCGCCTTGCCGGGGCTCATGTCCGAGGTCGGTTTCCGCCAGGTGCGGGAGGCGGGGACGGTGTCAACGGTCACCGGCTCGATCTCGCTCTATACCGCTCGCCGCGGCTAG
- a CDS encoding HAD family phosphatase has product MSLQAIVFDLDGVLIDSEPVWEEVRRGYVAEHGGRWLPDTQDRLMGMSTEEWASYIATDLVDGVTAEEVAYEVVDQMSQRYDDGLPLLPGAEDAVRRLAQYRPLGLASSSPRALIDLVLGKLGVEGLFRTTVSTEEVENGKPAPDGYLTVAAQMDVTPGNCVAIEDSSNGLRSAHAAGMTVIAIPRPAHPASEDALALAAHVASDLSEVTPDLVEVIHR; this is encoded by the coding sequence ATGTCTCTGCAGGCCATCGTGTTCGACCTGGACGGGGTCCTGATCGACTCGGAGCCGGTGTGGGAGGAGGTGCGCCGCGGCTACGTCGCCGAGCACGGCGGGCGCTGGCTGCCCGACACCCAGGACCGGCTGATGGGCATGAGCACCGAGGAATGGGCGTCCTACATCGCCACCGACCTCGTGGACGGCGTCACCGCCGAGGAGGTCGCCTACGAGGTGGTCGACCAGATGTCGCAGCGGTACGACGACGGGTTGCCGCTGCTTCCCGGTGCGGAGGACGCCGTTCGGAGGCTCGCCCAGTACCGTCCTCTGGGCTTGGCCAGTTCGTCCCCGCGCGCGCTGATCGACCTGGTGCTCGGGAAGCTCGGCGTGGAGGGCCTGTTCCGCACGACCGTGTCGACCGAGGAGGTCGAGAACGGCAAACCGGCCCCGGACGGGTACCTCACCGTGGCCGCCCAGATGGACGTCACGCCCGGGAACTGCGTCGCCATCGAGGACTCCAGCAACGGGCTCCGCTCAGCGCACGCCGCCGGGATGACGGTCATCGCGATCCCGCGCCCCGCACACCCGGCCTCGGAGGACGCCCTGGCCCTCGCCGCGCACGTCGCGTCCGACCTGAGCGAGGTCACCCCGGACCTGGTGGAGGTTATCCACAGGTAG
- a CDS encoding phage holin family protein, which produces MRILFKVGITAVALWAATVLIAGISLGDQTTGRRVLTLVAVAAIFGLVNAVLKPIIKTLGCAFYILTLGLIGLVVNALLLMLTSEVAQRLELPFHVDGFWPAFWGAIVVGVVGWLLHLFVPDDDD; this is translated from the coding sequence GTGCGGATTCTTTTCAAGGTGGGCATCACCGCGGTCGCCCTGTGGGCCGCCACGGTCCTGATCGCCGGCATCTCGCTCGGCGACCAGACGACCGGCAGGCGCGTCCTCACCCTCGTCGCGGTGGCCGCCATCTTCGGCCTGGTCAACGCCGTCCTCAAACCGATCATCAAGACGCTCGGGTGCGCGTTCTACATCCTCACGCTGGGGCTCATCGGCCTCGTCGTGAACGCACTGCTGCTCATGCTGACGAGCGAGGTCGCGCAACGTCTCGAACTGCCCTTCCACGTGGACGGCTTCTGGCCCGCGTTCTGGGGCGCCATCGTCGTCGGTGTGGTCGGCTGGCTGCTGCACCTCTTCGTCCCGGACGACGACGACTAG
- a CDS encoding serine/threonine-protein kinase: MNRCTQPGCTGQVDADGFCDVCGMAPAPAPAPGPAAAPASGPASASVPPPAEAPPPSRPTPTPAPAPAGPAAAGPAQGGYSRAAPARVPVAAVTTQTPFAPPTSREPRTSAPSGTAGGTAGGSAGSGRGTVGSGRTASRGGTRGTGSSGSARRGMLGAGLVEVPPVPARDPASAIMENPEVPENRRFCSRCDEKVGRSRNGRPGRTEGFCRSCGHPFSFTPKLRAGELVGGQYEVLGCLAHGGLGWVYLARDHNVSERWVVLKGLLDTGDADSLAAATAERAFLAEVEHPNIVKIYNFVRHGDSGYIVMEYVGGRSLKDILLSIRADHGDQASLPLGQVIAYGLEVLSALGYLHGVGLLYCDFKPDNAIQSEEQLKLIDLGGVRRAFDVDSPIFGTPGYQAPEIGSQGPSVTSDLHTVGRTLAVLSFPFRGYTGRHLRSLPPRHEVPVFQRHESYHRLLRRATHPDPTRRFQSAAEMAEQLTGVLREVLAAEDGRPRPAPSPLFGPEQATAGAEIVTALDGAPSTILVPLEPRAAAAALPVPLVSAADPAAAFLSGLTARDPAELAAALGSAPVASREVRLALVRVRIELGDLDGAARLLEEIAAEAPDDWRVDWYRGVRALAGGQGGEAVAVFNDLYDLAPGEQAPKLALAFCYETLGDTRSASHYHQTVWRTDPTHVSAAFGLARTSLAAGDRAAAERVLDSVPRISSHYLAAQLAAVATVVRGRSPGELNAAVLIEAGRRLASLRLDTERAAAFTAEVLAAALAWLRAGRAPIPAGVRQRILGTDMTEAALRAKLEDTYRVLAKLADDAEHRHAMVKRANAVRPRTLF; the protein is encoded by the coding sequence ATGAACCGATGCACCCAGCCCGGCTGCACGGGCCAGGTGGACGCGGACGGCTTCTGCGACGTCTGCGGCATGGCCCCGGCTCCCGCTCCCGCTCCCGGCCCGGCTGCCGCCCCGGCTTCGGGCCCCGCTTCGGCTTCCGTGCCTCCGCCCGCCGAGGCCCCGCCCCCGAGCCGTCCCACCCCCACCCCGGCCCCCGCACCCGCGGGCCCGGCCGCCGCCGGTCCGGCGCAGGGCGGGTACTCGCGCGCGGCGCCCGCCCGGGTGCCGGTCGCCGCCGTCACCACGCAGACGCCGTTCGCGCCGCCGACGAGCAGGGAGCCCCGCACGTCCGCGCCGAGCGGCACGGCCGGCGGCACCGCCGGCGGCTCGGCGGGGTCCGGCCGCGGGACGGTCGGGTCCGGCCGGACGGCCTCGCGCGGCGGCACCCGCGGCACCGGATCCAGCGGCTCGGCCCGGCGCGGGATGCTCGGCGCCGGGCTCGTCGAGGTCCCGCCCGTCCCGGCCCGCGACCCCGCCTCGGCGATCATGGAGAACCCGGAGGTGCCGGAGAACCGGCGCTTCTGCAGCCGCTGCGACGAGAAGGTCGGCCGCAGCCGCAACGGGCGCCCCGGCCGTACCGAGGGGTTCTGCCGCAGCTGCGGGCACCCGTTCTCGTTCACCCCGAAGCTGCGCGCGGGCGAACTGGTCGGCGGCCAGTACGAGGTGCTCGGCTGCCTCGCGCACGGCGGCCTCGGCTGGGTGTACCTGGCCCGCGACCACAACGTCAGCGAGCGCTGGGTCGTGCTGAAGGGCCTGCTCGACACCGGGGACGCCGACTCGCTCGCCGCCGCGACCGCCGAGCGCGCGTTCCTCGCCGAGGTCGAGCACCCCAACATCGTCAAGATCTACAACTTCGTCCGGCACGGCGACTCCGGCTACATCGTGATGGAGTACGTCGGCGGGCGCTCGCTGAAGGACATCCTGCTCAGCATCCGCGCCGACCACGGCGACCAGGCGTCGCTGCCGCTCGGCCAGGTGATCGCGTACGGGCTGGAGGTGCTGAGCGCCCTCGGCTACCTGCACGGCGTCGGGCTGCTGTACTGCGACTTCAAGCCGGACAACGCGATCCAGTCCGAGGAGCAGCTCAAGCTGATCGACCTCGGCGGGGTCCGCCGCGCGTTCGACGTGGACAGCCCGATCTTCGGGACGCCCGGCTACCAGGCCCCCGAGATCGGCTCGCAGGGCCCGTCGGTCACCTCCGACCTCCACACGGTGGGCCGGACGCTCGCCGTCCTCAGCTTCCCGTTCCGCGGCTACACCGGGCGGCACCTGCGCAGCCTGCCGCCCCGCCACGAGGTCCCGGTGTTCCAGCGGCACGAGTCCTACCACCGGCTGCTGCGGCGGGCCACGCACCCCGACCCGACCCGGCGGTTCCAGAGCGCCGCCGAGATGGCCGAGCAGCTCACCGGCGTCCTGCGCGAGGTGCTGGCCGCCGAGGACGGGCGCCCCCGCCCCGCGCCGTCGCCGCTGTTCGGGCCGGAGCAGGCCACGGCCGGCGCCGAGATCGTCACCGCCCTGGACGGCGCGCCGTCGACGATCCTGGTGCCGCTGGAGCCCCGGGCCGCCGCGGCGGCGCTGCCCGTCCCGCTGGTGTCGGCCGCCGACCCGGCCGCCGCGTTCCTGTCCGGGCTCACCGCCCGCGACCCGGCCGAGCTGGCCGCCGCGCTCGGCTCGGCCCCCGTCGCGTCCCGTGAGGTGCGGCTCGCGCTGGTGCGCGTCCGCATCGAGCTGGGCGACCTCGACGGCGCCGCCCGGCTGCTGGAGGAGATCGCCGCCGAGGCCCCCGACGACTGGCGCGTCGACTGGTACCGGGGCGTCCGCGCCCTCGCCGGCGGGCAGGGCGGCGAGGCCGTCGCCGTGTTCAACGACCTGTACGACCTGGCACCCGGCGAGCAGGCGCCGAAGCTGGCGCTCGCGTTCTGCTACGAGACGCTGGGCGACACGCGCAGCGCCAGCCACTACCACCAGACGGTCTGGCGCACCGACCCCACCCACGTCAGCGCCGCGTTCGGGCTGGCCCGCACCTCTCTCGCCGCCGGCGACCGGGCCGCCGCCGAACGCGTCCTGGACTCGGTCCCCCGCATCTCCAGCCACTACCTGGCCGCGCAGCTCGCCGCCGTCGCCACGGTCGTCCGCGGCCGCAGCCCCGGCGAGCTGAACGCCGCCGTGCTCATCGAGGCGGGCCGCCGCCTGGCCTCGCTGCGCCTCGACACCGAGCGGGCCGCCGCGTTCACCGCCGAGGTCCTGGCGGCCGCCCTCGCCTGGCTCCGCGCGGGCCGCGCGCCGATCCCGGCCGGCGTCCGGCAGCGGATCCTCGGCACCGACATGACCGAGGCCGCCCTGCGCGCCAAGCTGGAGGACACCTACCGCGTCCTCGCCAAGCTCGCCGACGACGCCGAGCACCGGCACGCGATGGTCAAACGCGCCAACGCCGTCCGCCCGAGGACGCTCTTCTGA
- a CDS encoding AraC family transcriptional regulator, giving the protein MYFTIGDGYALYQGGVTEGTLHRHAAFQVAIAVHGEVAMDDASGTHHRDVALLVPPMVGHRLHPAKALRIFYVEPHCAFADELRALCGSGITPAPAMSSLSEADVRAAGGRPSSEIDGRLLDAMRALLDEQTSMTALAAQVSLSPQRLRALARAELGMPLTRWRIWRRLARSAEALREGQPLSVAALTGGFADQSHFTREMRRMMGLTPAEAVRALAAASGIERDRAGDR; this is encoded by the coding sequence TTGTACTTCACCATCGGCGACGGCTACGCGCTCTACCAGGGCGGCGTGACGGAGGGGACTCTCCACCGTCACGCCGCCTTTCAGGTGGCCATCGCCGTCCACGGTGAGGTCGCGATGGACGACGCGTCCGGAACCCATCACCGCGACGTGGCGCTGCTCGTGCCGCCCATGGTCGGTCACCGCCTCCACCCGGCGAAGGCCCTGCGCATCTTCTACGTCGAACCCCACTGCGCTTTCGCCGACGAGTTGCGTGCGCTCTGCGGCAGCGGCATCACCCCTGCCCCCGCCATGAGCAGCCTTAGCGAGGCGGACGTGCGAGCCGCCGGCGGCCGTCCGTCCAGCGAAATCGACGGGCGACTACTGGACGCCATGCGCGCCCTGCTGGACGAGCAGACCTCGATGACGGCCCTGGCCGCGCAGGTGAGCCTCTCCCCACAGCGTCTACGCGCCCTGGCGCGGGCAGAACTCGGCATGCCGCTCACCCGCTGGCGCATCTGGCGGCGCCTGGCCCGCTCGGCGGAGGCACTGCGCGAAGGGCAGCCGCTGAGCGTCGCCGCGCTCACGGGCGGTTTCGCCGACCAATCCCACTTCACCCGGGAAATGCGCCGGATGATGGGCCTCACTCCTGCGGAGGCCGTCCGCGCCCTAGCCGCGGCGAGCGGTATAGAGCGAGATCGAGCCGGTGACCGTTGA